A genomic stretch from Caldalkalibacillus salinus includes:
- a CDS encoding protein kinase domain-containing protein produces MRNKRGQLMGGDILQDRYLILSLLGRGGMGSVYLAKDLRLNGKQWAIKEVKTTMEQQMFLDEAHMLSGLSHPSLPHIIDFYPPDKDGYSYLVMDYIQGKTLHQEFEDDQRQFTTDRVVQISIQITELLTYLHTQQPPVIFRDLKPSNIMLNGETVKLIDFGTARWYQHGKKEDTIPLGTVGFAAPEQFEGNQSDPRTDIYSLGAMMYYLLTQGQYIHQQDNRTTLTLNRLMSGTLNKSKLASIIKKATRTNPENRYQSASEMQEELQSCVDDLHLRLHDQNQTLAPVQTFNMPTKCILIGSLWPGAGSTTLTMNMARHFARQGIRVAYVEHPQISPYMFDYLNIAYKEEVVSDPQVLHIHHIDHHATRKDKGMSDETVLRRWEEDGVVWGMRDPRQSYNDTWTKDDFFQTLFLYKDVSIILIDISTLWLSDGVDAFLPFTDHVYLCVEPDPVKVDRLASPDTTENRIYHHLLERDSKEDINLELITMKMAHTVPLKEWKNCFVKQPNTYIPYVPYPVIARASWRSEFIIDDKDYGSVMEEALQDISEKFIPDTILASTQKSQSSISFSKLKQWFQWARSN; encoded by the coding sequence GTGAGAAATAAGAGGGGACAGTTAATGGGTGGAGACATCTTACAAGATCGCTATCTGATCCTTTCTTTACTAGGTCGAGGTGGAATGGGCAGTGTATATTTAGCCAAAGATTTAAGATTAAATGGTAAACAATGGGCTATTAAAGAAGTGAAGACGACAATGGAACAACAGATGTTTTTAGATGAAGCGCACATGTTGTCAGGTTTAAGTCATCCTTCACTACCTCATATTATAGATTTTTACCCCCCAGACAAGGATGGTTACAGTTACTTAGTCATGGATTATATACAAGGTAAAACGCTGCACCAAGAATTTGAAGATGATCAACGTCAATTTACGACAGATCGAGTCGTACAAATTTCTATTCAAATTACAGAACTATTAACCTACCTCCATACCCAACAACCTCCTGTTATTTTTCGTGATTTGAAACCGAGTAACATTATGTTAAACGGGGAAACCGTAAAGCTCATAGATTTTGGTACGGCTAGGTGGTATCAACATGGCAAAAAGGAGGATACCATCCCTTTGGGAACAGTAGGGTTTGCCGCTCCCGAACAGTTTGAAGGAAACCAAAGTGACCCACGAACAGATATCTACTCATTAGGGGCGATGATGTACTATTTATTGACGCAGGGACAGTATATTCATCAACAGGATAATCGGACGACCCTTACTTTAAATAGGCTTATGAGTGGAACTTTGAACAAGTCTAAACTCGCTAGCATTATCAAAAAGGCCACGCGTACGAATCCAGAGAATCGTTATCAAAGTGCTAGTGAGATGCAGGAGGAACTCCAGTCATGCGTAGATGATTTACATCTACGGCTTCATGATCAAAACCAAACACTAGCGCCAGTTCAAACTTTTAATATGCCTACAAAATGTATATTGATAGGTTCTTTATGGCCAGGAGCAGGGTCTACCACCCTAACTATGAATATGGCGAGGCATTTTGCGAGACAGGGAATACGCGTGGCATATGTTGAACATCCACAAATTTCTCCGTATATGTTTGACTATCTTAACATCGCATATAAAGAAGAAGTTGTAAGCGATCCGCAAGTGCTGCACATACACCATATAGATCATCATGCTACACGTAAAGATAAGGGAATGTCAGACGAAACAGTCTTAAGAAGATGGGAAGAAGATGGTGTTGTCTGGGGGATGCGCGATCCGAGGCAATCCTATAACGACACGTGGACAAAAGATGATTTCTTTCAAACACTATTTCTTTATAAAGATGTGTCTATCATTTTAATTGATATCTCTACGTTATGGTTGTCTGATGGCGTCGATGCATTTTTACCATTTACAGACCATGTGTATCTTTGTGTTGAGCCCGATCCGGTAAAAGTTGATCGCTTGGCAAGTCCAGACACGACGGAGAACCGAATCTATCACCACTTATTAGAGCGAGATAGTAAAGAGGACATAAATTTAGAGCTGATTACAATGAAAATGGCACATACGGTACCGTTGAAGGAATGGAAAAACTGTTTTGTAAAACAGCCGAACACGTATATTCCGTATGTTCCTTACCCCGTCATAGCACGTGCGAGTTGGAGGAGTGAGTTTATTATTGATGACAAGGATTATGGATCAGTTATGGAGGAAGCATTACAGGACATCAGTGAAAAATTTATACCCGATACAATATTAGCGAGCACACAAAAAAGCCAGTCTTCTATATCATTTTCAAAATTAAAACAGTGGTTCCAATGGGCACGGAGCAATTAA
- a CDS encoding SAF domain-containing protein, with protein MLKWLKLFIPVLILGTGIAFIFAFEFYLKDKVYTIPVIVAAEDIAFKESLTAENTEVVHIRRDHVIQGAYSPEVYQSEVLGQLSAIEIKKGTQLYSALIDHHNLTPRYDRGEFIAPIPNRWIYAVPGSLRRSYHADFYVTKESNDVVLEIDEKSGMSDIELDTKPILSNVKVLHTRDSSNREVRNIQESEYDATANISNIEIIATEKMLNTMKTYVEQGYKLYITYKQQPE; from the coding sequence ATGTTAAAGTGGCTAAAATTATTTATTCCAGTATTGATATTAGGGACAGGTATTGCATTTATATTTGCATTTGAATTTTATCTAAAGGATAAAGTTTACACTATCCCGGTTATTGTCGCTGCAGAAGATATTGCATTTAAAGAAAGTCTTACAGCAGAGAACACAGAGGTGGTGCACATTAGAAGAGATCATGTCATTCAAGGTGCATATTCCCCTGAAGTCTATCAATCTGAAGTGTTGGGACAATTATCTGCCATTGAAATTAAAAAAGGGACACAACTGTATTCAGCTTTGATCGATCATCACAACCTCACTCCTAGGTATGACAGAGGAGAATTTATTGCGCCTATCCCTAATCGGTGGATATATGCCGTACCTGGGAGCTTACGTCGAAGTTACCATGCTGATTTTTATGTCACAAAAGAATCGAATGATGTTGTTTTAGAAATTGATGAGAAATCTGGAATGAGTGATATTGAGTTAGACACAAAACCAATCTTATCAAATGTTAAAGTCTTGCATACGAGAGACTCTTCGAATCGAGAAGTTCGTAATATACAAGAGAGTGAGTATGATGCGACCGCTAATATCTCAAATATCGAAATAATAGCCACGGAAAAAATGCTAAACACAATGAAGACATACGTTGAACAAGGCTATAAGTTGTATATCACATACAAGCAGCAGCCCGAATAG
- a CDS encoding ATPase, T2SS/T4P/T4SS family codes for MADINETWSVNMTLQDKSNESVFDLNAYLNEHAVTVEHHVSTKDKTFNFEQVWRKVKQYIDQLYDSKKVSTQEKEQRLHLEYQAMIGHTASEKYLIDEIESYLREQHLLHVGYPAFYHSLAEACFHEIYGFGSFAKWQAFPHSTDGIIQGKDIWFNINGKFIRQKETLRDEAHVWEIIRTLQLRVRGLRINENQPEAEFDREDGTRIKVVVPPRSYKPTIIFRRFIINQYSFQEQAERGTIATDDVPLFENLAKLQLNTIISGKVQSGKSTFLKTFYSARDPNLVAVLIESSPESYLKRDFPERLVHDFYTSDGNIHQVIRDVLRTPHDYIIAQEVRGIEAEGAIAGTERGTRGLLMTYHITNPKNVPRQLAKHITDAFPARIEHHEMTRIAEQLDIGITMTTLSNNEKRVTSVYEICYDDETEQAWINTFIHYNEELDTWFYNANISESLQEKMRAYHPRRAQAFIRHLRDRASANPYHNKTILKCY; via the coding sequence ATGGCAGATATTAACGAGACTTGGAGTGTAAATATGACATTACAGGATAAATCAAATGAGTCTGTTTTTGATTTAAATGCGTATCTAAATGAGCATGCTGTCACAGTTGAGCATCATGTAAGTACAAAGGATAAGACGTTCAATTTTGAGCAAGTATGGAGAAAAGTGAAGCAATATATTGATCAACTTTATGATTCTAAAAAGGTGTCCACGCAAGAAAAAGAACAACGCCTACACTTAGAGTATCAAGCTATGATAGGTCATACAGCATCCGAAAAGTATCTCATCGACGAGATAGAAAGCTATCTTAGAGAACAACACTTGTTACATGTAGGATATCCTGCTTTTTATCATTCTCTTGCAGAAGCTTGTTTTCATGAAATATACGGCTTTGGTAGCTTTGCCAAATGGCAGGCATTCCCCCATTCGACAGACGGCATTATCCAAGGTAAGGACATCTGGTTCAACATTAACGGCAAATTCATACGCCAAAAGGAAACGTTACGAGATGAAGCGCATGTGTGGGAAATTATCCGTACGTTACAGCTAAGAGTCCGCGGACTTCGTATCAACGAAAACCAACCTGAAGCTGAATTTGATCGTGAAGATGGTACACGAATAAAGGTGGTCGTTCCTCCACGATCCTATAAACCTACCATCATATTTCGTCGCTTTATCATCAATCAATATTCCTTTCAGGAACAAGCAGAACGAGGTACGATTGCGACAGACGATGTGCCCCTATTTGAAAACCTAGCAAAATTACAGCTAAACACAATCATTTCAGGGAAGGTGCAGTCAGGTAAATCAACATTCCTCAAGACATTCTATTCTGCAAGAGACCCGAATCTTGTGGCTGTACTTATTGAGTCTTCGCCTGAAAGTTATCTCAAAAGAGATTTCCCTGAACGCCTTGTTCATGACTTTTACACAAGCGATGGTAACATCCATCAAGTCATACGCGATGTTTTGCGTACTCCCCATGACTACATTATTGCGCAGGAAGTCAGGGGAATTGAGGCAGAAGGTGCCATTGCCGGAACTGAAAGAGGGACAAGAGGTTTACTCATGACCTATCATATTACAAATCCTAAAAATGTACCGAGGCAACTAGCAAAGCATATAACGGACGCTTTTCCTGCTCGAATTGAACATCATGAGATGACGAGAATAGCGGAGCAGTTAGATATTGGTATTACAATGACCACCCTGTCTAACAATGAGAAGCGGGTGACGTCTGTTTACGAAATTTGCTATGACGATGAAACGGAACAAGCTTGGATTAATACATTTATCCATTACAATGAGGAACTTGATACTTGGTTTTATAATGCTAATATTTCAGAGAGCTTACAAGAAAAAATGAGAGCGTATCATCCACGACGAGCTCAAGCGTTCATTCGACATCTGCGAGATAGGGCAAGCGCGAATCCTTACCATAACAAGACGATATTGAAATGTTATTAG
- a CDS encoding endonuclease NucS domain-containing protein yields MSKYIFESKRLLEEFIIECPDFIEEGLEVEERHKEVDSDIIDLVARDSEGTLTLIKLHVSKEDRDIVWKSAFYQSEFEEDTRMIIVNYDYDSSIHKALQHVKNVDTKYHFIDNRGLLTIDEFTEGTVVKKVPVFDEEDTKDTKSSKNKFSDDFLKKNPKAEKLVKEEQSKEAAPTKDEHTEKEAKASEEEAQEVPNKSNNDFRKSFLKKNDDVKKDDVSDESTNKNVASTHNEKKEAEGAEKTPQQAEDTNKKSNNDFRKNFMKNNSGAKSSDQASQQEPSQEKKKDIPDYYQKSMYTKQDSSNQQKPKNNTQSEIDQYLKNNSYKKENQSQNQGEKTSKGNPFRDKISNES; encoded by the coding sequence TTGTCTAAATATATTTTTGAAAGTAAAAGACTTTTAGAAGAATTCATTATAGAATGTCCCGACTTCATTGAAGAGGGATTGGAGGTTGAAGAGAGACACAAAGAAGTCGATTCCGATATCATTGATTTAGTCGCAAGAGATAGTGAGGGGACCCTCACCTTAATTAAACTTCATGTAAGCAAGGAAGACCGAGATATTGTTTGGAAATCTGCCTTCTATCAGTCTGAGTTTGAAGAAGATACAAGAATGATTATTGTAAATTATGATTATGATTCTTCTATACATAAAGCTTTACAACACGTGAAAAACGTTGACACAAAGTATCATTTCATTGACAACAGAGGGTTACTCACCATTGACGAATTTACAGAAGGTACCGTTGTCAAAAAGGTGCCTGTCTTCGATGAAGAGGATACTAAAGACACTAAAAGCTCAAAAAACAAATTCAGCGATGATTTCTTGAAAAAAAATCCTAAAGCCGAAAAACTAGTTAAAGAAGAACAATCCAAAGAAGCTGCACCCACAAAAGATGAGCATACGGAAAAAGAAGCAAAAGCGAGTGAAGAGGAAGCTCAAGAAGTTCCAAACAAAAGTAATAATGACTTCCGTAAAAGCTTTCTCAAAAAAAATGATGATGTGAAAAAAGACGATGTCAGTGATGAGTCTACAAATAAAAACGTCGCATCAACGCATAATGAGAAAAAAGAAGCTGAAGGTGCTGAAAAAACACCTCAGCAAGCCGAAGACACAAACAAGAAAAGCAACAACGATTTCCGTAAGAACTTCATGAAAAATAATAGTGGGGCAAAAAGTTCAGATCAAGCATCACAACAAGAACCATCCCAAGAGAAAAAGAAGGATATCCCCGATTACTATCAGAAGAGCATGTATACTAAACAGGACAGCAGTAACCAGCAGAAACCTAAAAATAACACACAATCCGAAATTGATCAGTACCTAAAAAATAACTCGTACAAAAAAGAAAACCAAAGTCAAAATCAAGGTGAGAAAACGAGTAAAGGAAATCCGTTTAGAGACAAAATTTCTAATGAATCATAA
- the pepF gene encoding oligoendopeptidase F — protein sequence MEKRLLRDQVPESMTWNLQDLFETEHEWEGEINQISQDLPMVTQYQGRLAEDPKTLLNCLEAEEKLSIRLMRVATYANLRSSEDGTNPTNQANASRVAALVSTVSASLAFIRTEILEMPEETLRQYIAEEDGLDVYSKSLNDMLEEKPYRLSAETEEVLASLSEIHNAPYMIYQRAKLSDMQFNDIRDASGQSQPMSFALFEDKYEFSPDTELRRNAYASFVHTLQQYKHTIAATYATEVKKQVNIAKLRGYESVTDMLLQPQQVSKEMYHNQLDIIQRELAPHMRRLAKLKQRVLGLDKMTFVDLKAPLDPEYNPSTTFEEASATILEALQVMGTEYTDIMERGLKERWVDLADNVGKSTGAFCSSPYGVHPYILVTWTDTMRGVFTLAHELGHAGHFYLAGQHQSYGNTRPSRYFVEAPSTMNELLLGQHILSQTDDARMKRWVILQFLGTYYHNFVTHLLEGELQRRVYQLAEEGQPITASTLSEQKRDLLQNFWGDTVDIDEGASLTWMRQPHYYMGLYPYTYSAGLTASTAVAQLFQREGQPAIDRWLEVLKAGGTMKPLELMKYAGVDMSQPEPIHEAVAYVGTLVDELEKSFTIDH from the coding sequence ATGGAAAAACGGTTATTGCGTGATCAAGTCCCTGAATCTATGACTTGGAATCTGCAGGATTTATTTGAAACCGAACATGAATGGGAGGGTGAAATCAATCAAATTTCACAAGATTTACCTATGGTCACACAATATCAAGGGAGACTAGCTGAGGACCCTAAAACCTTACTCAATTGTCTCGAGGCGGAGGAAAAGCTCAGCATACGCCTAATGCGTGTGGCCACTTATGCCAACTTGCGTTCATCTGAGGATGGTACGAACCCTACCAATCAGGCCAACGCTTCTCGGGTGGCAGCGCTCGTATCTACAGTAAGCGCCTCACTCGCATTTATACGTACAGAGATACTTGAGATGCCTGAGGAAACGTTAAGACAGTACATTGCAGAAGAAGACGGCTTAGACGTTTACTCAAAAAGTCTAAACGACATGTTAGAAGAAAAGCCCTATCGCCTGTCAGCTGAAACGGAAGAAGTCCTGGCATCATTAAGTGAAATCCATAACGCTCCGTATATGATTTATCAAAGAGCGAAGCTGTCCGATATGCAATTTAATGATATTCGAGACGCCAGTGGGCAATCACAACCGATGTCTTTTGCGCTGTTTGAAGACAAATATGAATTCTCTCCTGACACTGAGTTGCGTAGAAATGCTTATGCTTCCTTTGTACATACGTTACAACAGTACAAACATACCATCGCGGCTACTTACGCCACAGAAGTTAAAAAACAAGTGAATATCGCTAAATTACGAGGGTATGAGTCCGTCACAGATATGCTCCTTCAACCCCAACAGGTGAGTAAGGAAATGTACCACAACCAGTTAGATATTATACAACGAGAGCTTGCTCCCCATATGCGTAGACTCGCTAAATTAAAGCAAAGGGTATTAGGTTTAGACAAAATGACATTCGTCGATTTAAAGGCACCGTTAGACCCTGAATACAACCCTAGCACCACTTTCGAGGAAGCGAGTGCAACCATTTTAGAGGCCTTACAGGTCATGGGAACTGAATACACCGATATTATGGAACGTGGTCTCAAAGAGCGTTGGGTTGACCTTGCAGATAATGTAGGGAAATCTACTGGTGCCTTCTGTTCTAGTCCTTACGGCGTGCACCCCTACATCTTGGTCACATGGACAGATACGATGAGAGGCGTCTTCACCCTAGCACATGAGTTAGGACATGCGGGACACTTCTATCTCGCAGGACAGCATCAAAGTTATGGAAATACCCGACCTTCCAGATACTTTGTCGAAGCCCCATCTACAATGAATGAGTTGTTGTTAGGTCAGCATATCCTCTCTCAAACGGACGATGCTAGAATGAAAAGATGGGTCATTCTTCAATTTTTAGGCACGTACTACCATAATTTTGTGACTCATTTACTCGAAGGCGAGCTACAACGTAGAGTCTATCAATTGGCAGAGGAAGGACAGCCCATAACGGCATCCACCCTATCAGAACAGAAGCGGGATTTACTTCAGAATTTTTGGGGCGACACGGTTGACATTGACGAAGGCGCAAGTCTGACTTGGATGCGTCAACCACATTACTACATGGGTTTATATCCATATACTTATTCAGCAGGTTTAACCGCTTCAACTGCTGTCGCACAATTATTTCAACGTGAGGGTCAACCGGCAATTGATCGCTGGTTAGAAGTACTTAAAGCAGGAGGAACGATGAAGCCGTTAGAACTGATGAAATATGCTGGAGTTGACATGTCTCAACCTGAGCCGATTCACGAAGCCGTTGCTTATGTTGGCACACTAGTGGATGAATTGGAAAAAAGTTTTACCATCGATCACTAA
- a CDS encoding D-alanyl-D-alanine carboxypeptidase family protein, which produces MKFAGEVYKCKLIVLLSILLLFSSVPNHQAYAQIALNSKYAVGIDAQSGEVLFEKNAFETAYPASMTKVLTAMLLMEHVEEGEEITFSANAVNQVRSRSPLYFYEGETIKRDDALMALIVVSANDVATAIAEHIAGTEALFGDMMTQKAHELGATQSQFKTPNGLHHPEHYTTAYDMALITREAIKNDRILEALGTKSVKVSTSRQSMVITNPSRIHDDPDSLGGKTGFTTPAGNTLVKIDERDGKTVINVIMKSNIAYIYDEIKSISQFSMSQLEKVPVIDENKWTKTMMLHDKPVLVGPKRSVYLNRKINTNPYTLHFKQTESFTLNELILNGLQKGQKVGELTIMRGEDAVETVDVMTLHHSIYEEKEEEQSYVYVWFMLALTLFGTPFTYFGSVQLRKRHRLMKRKKKIKQPIYEMNKY; this is translated from the coding sequence ATGAAGTTTGCAGGCGAGGTTTATAAATGTAAGCTCATTGTACTATTGTCTATACTATTACTTTTCTCAAGCGTGCCTAACCATCAAGCATACGCCCAAATAGCTTTAAATAGTAAATACGCGGTGGGTATAGATGCTCAATCGGGTGAAGTGCTGTTTGAGAAAAATGCATTTGAGACTGCTTATCCAGCTAGCATGACAAAAGTGCTCACAGCGATGTTGCTAATGGAGCATGTGGAGGAAGGGGAAGAAATCACCTTTTCAGCGAATGCTGTTAATCAAGTACGCAGTCGCTCACCCCTATACTTCTATGAGGGAGAAACGATTAAAAGAGACGATGCTTTGATGGCATTAATTGTGGTTAGCGCGAATGATGTGGCTACGGCGATTGCTGAACACATTGCAGGTACTGAAGCGTTATTTGGGGACATGATGACGCAAAAAGCCCATGAGTTAGGGGCCACTCAGTCTCAATTTAAAACGCCAAATGGGCTTCATCACCCCGAACATTACACAACAGCGTATGATATGGCACTGATTACGAGAGAGGCAATTAAGAACGACCGTATTTTAGAAGCATTAGGAACTAAGAGTGTAAAAGTGTCAACATCCAGACAATCGATGGTCATTACCAATCCCAGTCGTATACATGATGATCCGGACAGCTTAGGCGGTAAGACCGGATTCACCACTCCAGCAGGAAATACACTGGTGAAGATAGATGAGCGAGATGGAAAAACAGTCATTAATGTCATCATGAAGTCGAATATCGCTTATATATACGATGAAATTAAAAGTATTTCTCAATTTAGTATGAGCCAGCTTGAAAAGGTTCCCGTCATTGATGAAAATAAGTGGACCAAAACAATGATGTTGCATGACAAGCCTGTGTTGGTTGGACCAAAACGCTCAGTCTATCTCAATAGAAAAATTAATACCAACCCTTATACACTTCATTTTAAACAGACGGAAAGTTTTACATTAAACGAGTTAATATTAAACGGTCTTCAAAAAGGGCAAAAAGTAGGTGAACTCACCATTATGAGGGGGGAGGATGCAGTTGAGACTGTAGATGTCATGACGCTCCACCACTCTATATACGAGGAAAAAGAGGAAGAACAATCATACGTTTATGTTTGGTTTATGCTCGCTCTGACTCTATTTGGGACTCCATTTACTTATTTCGGTTCCGTTCAATTAAGAAAAAGGCACCGACTGATGAAAAGAAAGAAAAAGATCAAACAGCCCATCTATGAAATGAATAAATACTAA
- a CDS encoding phosphotransferase, translated as MVNIEVIRSIKWINCNSYIASMLQWLTEDNLIPVVPGQEATVIGIGYEVPQFVLKIWDKEVTTDAKRQYEQHHILLNSGLNVPEVLGWGVNQLGHEVLAMTYHGRPIVQRPWEHTEAFAHALVKLHQLSGHPCALFKTKYDPHNQGQESYYSYTSLVHHFFPFIEQHPDINSLVAAITKELPPPILTMTHGDYTLENFLYQHQRYTIIDWTSAQLQDFRYDFAWASFLLYLYHGKQIYERFKDIYLQHHYIDTVTLSRFEMLAALRWLLLDRLISFPEKDKIQYVWAFIFQKANHSKDLLKR; from the coding sequence ATGGTTAACATTGAAGTAATACGCTCAATAAAATGGATCAATTGTAACTCCTATATTGCATCTATGCTACAGTGGTTGACTGAGGATAACCTTATTCCTGTTGTTCCTGGACAGGAAGCAACCGTCATCGGAATCGGTTATGAAGTTCCTCAGTTTGTCTTAAAAATATGGGACAAAGAAGTCACAACGGACGCTAAGCGTCAATATGAACAGCATCACATATTATTAAATTCAGGCTTGAACGTACCGGAAGTATTAGGGTGGGGCGTGAATCAACTCGGGCATGAAGTATTAGCGATGACCTATCATGGGCGTCCCATTGTCCAACGACCTTGGGAACATACCGAAGCATTCGCTCATGCTTTGGTAAAACTCCACCAGTTATCCGGTCATCCCTGTGCGCTTTTCAAAACCAAATATGATCCACACAATCAAGGCCAAGAGTCTTATTATTCTTATACATCTTTAGTCCATCATTTTTTCCCTTTCATTGAACAGCATCCCGACATCAACAGCCTGGTTGCGGCCATTACAAAAGAACTTCCCCCTCCCATTTTAACAATGACTCATGGAGACTACACATTAGAAAATTTTCTCTATCAACATCAACGGTATACCATTATTGACTGGACAAGTGCACAACTTCAAGATTTTCGTTACGATTTTGCTTGGGCTAGCTTTTTACTGTACTTATATCACGGAAAACAAATATACGAACGTTTTAAGGATATTTACTTACAACATCACTATATCGATACCGTCACTCTTAGCCGCTTTGAAATGTTAGCAGCCCTTCGTTGGCTGTTGTTAGATCGCTTGATATCTTTCCCTGAAAAAGATAAAATCCAGTATGTTTGGGCATTCATCTTTCAGAAGGCCAATCATTCCAAAGACCTACTAAAGAGGTGA
- a CDS encoding GNAT family N-acetyltransferase: MDRVSLRRATEEDFDFICQIHKSNFYSLLEAQVGWDDELEREQLSYIFRPGNDLIVVWRGNDVGYLSYEVENDVLHIKQLELHPDYHRQGIGSQVIVGMRFSHGLPMTLAVAKNNLAAISFFEQVGFASESERTITKQGKERTAAISHLVMNIAQV; this comes from the coding sequence ATGGACAGGGTATCACTTAGACGCGCGACAGAAGAAGACTTTGATTTCATATGCCAAATACATAAATCGAACTTTTACAGCCTACTTGAAGCTCAGGTCGGTTGGGATGATGAGCTAGAACGTGAGCAGTTGAGCTATATATTTCGTCCAGGAAATGATCTCATAGTGGTGTGGCGTGGAAATGATGTTGGTTATTTGTCCTATGAAGTTGAGAACGATGTCTTACATATTAAACAACTAGAACTTCATCCGGACTATCATCGACAAGGCATAGGATCTCAGGTCATTGTTGGCATGAGGTTTAGCCATGGACTGCCGATGACGTTAGCCGTCGCTAAGAATAACCTAGCAGCCATTTCTTTCTTTGAGCAAGTTGGTTTTGCTTCTGAGTCAGAACGTACCATTACGAAGCAGGGGAAAGAAAGGACTGCGGCGATTTCCCACTTGGTCATGAATATAGCGCAGGTTTAG
- a CDS encoding GNAT family N-acetyltransferase translates to MRILETARLSLREMTEEDIPYLLQIFTDPQAMAYYSSTKNEAEARTWVRWVRSCYEKSGIGLWIVEETESSRFIGQVGLMPQVIAGRDEVEIGYSLVRHEWNKGYATEAAIGCRDYGFHHLGLTRLISIIDPRHTKSRNVALKVGMEWEKQIIKWEKNVDIYAISVSRQHDIERYGPFWKEDGAQDILQLKRAHKNKSW, encoded by the coding sequence ATGAGAATTCTTGAGACAGCACGTTTGTCTTTAAGAGAGATGACAGAGGAAGACATCCCATACTTATTACAGATTTTTACCGATCCACAAGCGATGGCCTATTATTCATCAACCAAAAATGAAGCTGAGGCCCGCACTTGGGTAAGGTGGGTTCGATCATGTTACGAGAAAAGCGGGATAGGATTGTGGATTGTCGAAGAGACAGAATCGTCACGTTTTATCGGACAAGTGGGGTTAATGCCTCAAGTTATTGCGGGTCGAGATGAGGTTGAAATAGGCTACTCATTGGTAAGACATGAATGGAATAAAGGGTATGCCACAGAAGCGGCTATTGGTTGTCGAGATTATGGATTTCATCACCTGGGCTTAACACGACTCATCTCCATTATTGACCCTCGACATACAAAAAGTAGAAATGTCGCTCTTAAGGTTGGTATGGAATGGGAGAAGCAAATCATCAAATGGGAGAAAAATGTGGACATCTATGCCATCTCAGTATCTAGACAACATGATATTGAACGTTATGGTCCCTTTTGGAAGGAAGATGGTGCTCAAGATATTTTGCAGCTCAAACGCGCACATAAAAATAAGTCTTGGTGA
- a CDS encoding CYTH domain-containing protein, with the protein MGIEIERKYQLNQFPQEEIDSGRIQILASQIFEQTYLALSEEQEIRVRKAVYVDQEEKSVQYTHTFKKGHGMAREEIEYRIDEEIYNQLMEGKTPLVKKRTVVEYDKISMEIDEYKGFDLITVEVEFNTEEEALAFEPPSWFGEEVGSKKEYRNKTLWKSLQTSFG; encoded by the coding sequence ATGGGCATAGAAATAGAACGTAAATACCAACTTAATCAATTTCCACAAGAAGAGATTGACAGTGGGCGGATACAAATACTAGCCTCGCAAATCTTTGAGCAAACATACCTCGCCTTGTCAGAAGAGCAGGAGATCAGGGTACGTAAAGCCGTATATGTAGATCAAGAAGAGAAAAGCGTTCAATATACTCATACATTTAAAAAGGGCCATGGCATGGCAAGAGAAGAAATTGAATACAGGATTGATGAAGAGATATATAATCAATTGATGGAGGGGAAAACACCACTAGTGAAGAAGAGAACCGTCGTCGAATATGATAAAATTTCCATGGAAATAGACGAATATAAGGGTTTTGATTTGATCACAGTCGAAGTAGAATTTAACACCGAAGAAGAAGCCCTGGCTTTCGAACCCCCATCTTGGTTTGGTGAAGAAGTGGGCAGTAAAAAAGAGTACCGTAACAAGACTTTATGGAAGTCCTTGCAGACGTCATTTGGATGA